The Pontibacter pudoricolor genome contains a region encoding:
- a CDS encoding DUF4097 family beta strand repeat-containing protein, whose amino-acid sequence MYRSLRCLAVMLVMAPAMVLGRQAPDIPSQPAPPAAPCPNGAVAIVIPNVRTIVVPHIRTNVQPNINIQPAAGAMYDAEKRKTFEKTYKVNSSDVLNISNKFGRVHVNTWNKNEIKVKVDMIARAGSESKVNEMLSRMKIEEGREGNTISLRTVYEQSRLSGPSSSEINYTIYMPESNALTVKNTYGDVYLAALKGKVNVDMKYGNLKSDRMGNAENNLKLTYGSGSCGYINGGNLQIAYFDINFSEAKDLKGYSKYSELTIGKLGEELNMDMKYGSFRVNNISSNVRNIRLASTYLPISLNFADNSAFNFDVNVQYGDFKVNKDLVNLTSIEKDYTSADYKGRFGTASPKAAVSITSKYGDVRFTQ is encoded by the coding sequence ATGTATAGATCTTTACGCTGCCTGGCCGTTATGCTTGTAATGGCACCTGCTATGGTACTCGGTCGCCAAGCGCCGGATATACCATCCCAGCCTGCACCCCCGGCTGCACCATGCCCTAACGGAGCTGTAGCTATAGTTATCCCGAATGTCAGAACTATAGTTGTACCTCACATCCGGACGAATGTGCAGCCAAATATTAACATACAACCCGCAGCAGGCGCTATGTACGATGCCGAAAAGCGGAAAACATTTGAGAAGACCTACAAAGTGAACAGCTCTGATGTACTGAACATCAGCAATAAGTTTGGCCGGGTGCATGTAAATACCTGGAACAAGAATGAGATAAAGGTGAAGGTAGATATGATCGCCAGGGCCGGGTCTGAAAGTAAGGTAAATGAGATGCTGAGCCGCATGAAAATTGAAGAGGGGAGAGAGGGCAATACCATCTCGCTAAGAACAGTCTACGAGCAGTCTAGGCTGTCGGGCCCAAGCTCATCAGAGATAAACTATACGATTTACATGCCTGAGAGCAATGCGCTTACTGTAAAAAACACCTATGGAGATGTATACCTGGCAGCCCTGAAAGGTAAAGTAAATGTTGATATGAAATATGGTAACCTGAAAAGCGACCGTATGGGCAACGCAGAAAACAATCTTAAATTAACGTATGGTTCTGGTAGCTGCGGCTATATAAACGGCGGCAACTTACAGATAGCGTATTTTGATATCAACTTTTCAGAAGCAAAAGATCTGAAAGGCTACAGTAAATACAGCGAGCTAACGATAGGCAAGCTGGGCGAAGAGCTAAACATGGATATGAAATACGGCTCGTTCCGCGTAAATAACATCAGCAGTAACGTTCGAAACATCAGGCTGGCAAGTACTTACCTTCCGATCTCGCTTAACTTTGCCGATAACTCTGCCTTTAACTTTGATGTAAATGTGCAGTATGGCGATTTTAAGGTTAACAAAGACCTGGTTAACCTTACCTCAATAGAAAAGGACTATACCTCTGCAGACTATAAAGGTCGGTTTGGCACAGCCTCGCCTAAAGCAGCTGTTTCCATCACCTCTAAGTACGGCGACGTAAGGTTTACCCAATAG
- the amaB gene encoding L-piperidine-6-carboxylate dehydrogenase, with protein sequence MKQTIDEMPLKQDIADVLHQLGIKEINPAYSTGLEWGGKEGRTTRDILSPADGSLIATVNMATAEDYEQVVTTAQQAFKTWRTVPSPKRGEIVRQIGDKLREHKEALGKLVSYEMGKILQEGLGEVQEMIDICDFAVGLSRQLHGYTMHSERPQHRMYEQYHPLGIVGVISAFNFPVAVWSWNAMLAGVCGDVTIWKPSEKTPLTAIACQHIIREVLAENDLPEGIFNVIIGDAEIGSLMANDTRLPLISATGSTRMGKKVGEAVGARLGKSLLELGGNNAIILTENADLEMAMNAIVFGAVGTCGQRCTSTRRLIIHENVYEQVKERLLKVYPKLPIGHPLDSTTLVGPLIDKDAVKAFQGALKHVQKEGGNVLTGGEILSGAGYETGTYVTPAIVEAENHYEMVQEETFAPILYLIKYSGDVENAIELQNGVKQGLSSSIFSTNLLETEAFLSHWGSDCGIANVNIGTSGAEIGGAFGGEKDTGGGRESGSDAWRIYMRRQTNTINYSRELPLAQGIKFDIMD encoded by the coding sequence ATGAAACAGACCATAGATGAAATGCCGCTTAAACAGGATATAGCCGATGTGCTGCACCAGTTAGGTATCAAAGAAATTAACCCTGCTTATAGTACCGGCCTTGAGTGGGGCGGAAAAGAAGGGCGAACTACACGCGATATTCTTTCGCCGGCAGATGGCAGCCTGATTGCAACCGTAAACATGGCAACTGCCGAAGATTACGAGCAGGTGGTAACTACAGCGCAACAGGCTTTTAAAACATGGCGCACTGTGCCATCACCAAAGCGTGGCGAAATTGTGCGCCAGATAGGCGATAAGCTGCGCGAGCACAAAGAAGCACTTGGCAAACTGGTGAGCTACGAGATGGGTAAAATTCTGCAGGAGGGCTTAGGCGAAGTGCAGGAAATGATCGACATCTGCGATTTTGCAGTGGGTCTGTCGCGCCAGTTGCACGGCTATACTATGCACTCGGAGCGTCCGCAGCACCGCATGTACGAGCAATACCATCCGCTTGGTATAGTTGGCGTTATCTCAGCATTCAACTTCCCGGTAGCCGTTTGGAGCTGGAATGCGATGCTTGCCGGCGTGTGTGGCGATGTAACGATCTGGAAACCATCTGAGAAAACACCATTAACAGCGATAGCCTGCCAGCACATTATAAGAGAGGTGTTAGCCGAAAACGACCTGCCGGAAGGTATCTTTAACGTGATCATCGGCGATGCTGAAATAGGCAGCTTAATGGCTAATGATACAAGATTACCATTGATCTCGGCAACAGGCTCTACCAGAATGGGTAAGAAAGTAGGCGAAGCAGTTGGTGCGCGTTTAGGTAAATCGTTACTGGAGCTTGGTGGTAACAATGCCATTATACTAACTGAAAATGCCGACCTGGAAATGGCGATGAATGCGATCGTATTTGGTGCGGTTGGTACCTGCGGTCAGCGTTGTACCTCCACCCGCCGCCTGATCATCCACGAAAATGTTTACGAACAGGTAAAAGAGCGCCTGCTTAAAGTATATCCTAAACTGCCTATTGGCCATCCGCTGGACAGCACTACGCTGGTTGGACCGCTCATCGATAAGGATGCTGTAAAGGCTTTCCAGGGTGCTTTAAAACATGTGCAGAAGGAAGGTGGCAACGTGCTTACTGGTGGTGAGATCTTGTCAGGAGCCGGATACGAAACGGGAACGTATGTAACTCCAGCTATAGTAGAGGCCGAAAACCATTACGAAATGGTACAGGAAGAAACATTTGCTCCGATTCTTTACCTGATCAAATACAGCGGCGACGTGGAAAATGCGATCGAGTTACAGAATGGCGTGAAGCAGGGACTGTCTTCTTCTATCTTCTCAACCAACCTTCTGGAAACCGAAGCATTCCTGAGCCATTGGGGTTCTGACTGTGGTATTGCCAACGTGAACATCGGTACATCTGGTGCTGAGATTGGTGGAGCTTTTGGTGGCGAGAAAGATACAGGAGGCGGCCGCGAGTCTGGTTCTGATGCCTGGAGAATTTACATGCGCCGCCAGACCAACACAATAAACTATAGCCGCGAACTGCCATTGGCACAAGGTATCAAATTCGATATCATGGACTAA
- a CDS encoding MutS-related protein — protein MQHNPSEIYSSRATAFKQQETIAAGKASRVSWLRVFLFVAGVAAAYHFFSTGNTLLGALAIVVGYMLFVVVMRWHTCLEYQRQHLSLLHELNLEELDRLKGNISKLESGREFTDDHHPYTSDLDIFGSNSLFQLINRSVTTIGKAKLAAWLQHRASKTEILQRQEAVAELAGTTAIDWLQNLLATPRHYKHIQESKEDFFAWLQENRFYSKHTYLKPLIFIVPIVTLVAIVAWFYGYSGYPAVGLLVVQSLLAYKYRIERDAFYDNSIAIYEAMQSYTKQLQHIEQHQFHAPMLVDLQKQLHVGNVKSSVALGKLATIIDFFSYRLSTLMAFFLNTILMWDFLWMYRLENWRDRYLEQVKGSLDVLANFETIASIAAHQYANPAHAIPEISDVPFEFTAEQLAHPLIFVSERIANSFSMQGVGHTIIVTGSNMSGKTTFLRTVGINMVLAFAGAPVCARKLRVAPAQVYTAMRTVDNLAESTSSFYAELKRLRILLNMTEQGEPVFYLLDEILKGTNSRDRHLGAMALIRQLHNRYSSGMISTHDLELGAMEEELAGSVENYSFNSTIEGDKILFDYKLQRGICGSFNASKLMQLMGIAIEE, from the coding sequence ATGCAGCATAATCCATCAGAGATCTATAGTTCGCGGGCAACCGCTTTTAAGCAACAGGAAACTATAGCCGCAGGCAAGGCATCGCGTGTGTCGTGGTTGCGCGTGTTCCTGTTTGTGGCCGGCGTTGCAGCAGCTTACCATTTCTTTAGTACCGGTAATACCCTGCTGGGTGCCCTTGCTATAGTTGTCGGGTATATGCTTTTTGTAGTTGTCATGCGCTGGCACACCTGCCTGGAGTATCAGCGACAACACCTGAGCTTACTGCACGAACTTAACCTCGAAGAACTGGACCGCCTGAAAGGTAACATCAGCAAACTCGAAAGCGGACGTGAATTTACAGATGATCATCACCCGTATACCTCTGACCTCGATATTTTTGGGTCAAACTCACTTTTCCAGCTTATAAACCGATCGGTTACAACTATAGGCAAAGCAAAGCTGGCAGCCTGGCTGCAACACAGAGCATCTAAAACGGAGATATTACAGCGTCAGGAGGCTGTGGCTGAGCTTGCCGGCACTACTGCTATAGATTGGCTGCAAAACCTGCTGGCAACACCACGGCACTATAAACACATACAGGAAAGTAAGGAGGATTTCTTTGCCTGGCTACAGGAGAACCGCTTCTACAGCAAACACACCTACCTGAAGCCCCTGATTTTTATAGTTCCTATAGTTACGCTGGTGGCTATAGTTGCGTGGTTTTATGGTTACTCCGGTTATCCGGCTGTTGGCTTACTGGTGGTGCAGTCGTTGTTGGCTTATAAGTACAGGATTGAGCGGGATGCATTTTACGACAACAGCATTGCTATCTACGAAGCCATGCAGAGCTATACAAAACAGTTGCAGCATATTGAACAACACCAGTTCCATGCCCCGATGCTCGTTGATTTACAAAAGCAGCTGCACGTAGGTAATGTAAAGTCATCCGTAGCGTTAGGCAAACTGGCTACCATCATCGATTTCTTTTCGTACAGGCTGAGCACGCTCATGGCTTTCTTCCTGAACACGATCCTGATGTGGGATTTCCTATGGATGTACCGGCTGGAGAACTGGCGCGACCGTTACCTGGAGCAGGTAAAAGGCTCTTTGGATGTGCTGGCCAATTTCGAAACTATAGCCAGCATAGCTGCGCACCAGTACGCGAACCCTGCACATGCCATACCAGAGATCAGTGATGTGCCTTTTGAGTTTACAGCGGAGCAGCTGGCGCACCCGCTTATTTTTGTATCGGAACGTATTGCCAATAGTTTTTCGATGCAGGGAGTAGGGCACACCATTATAGTTACCGGCTCTAACATGTCTGGCAAAACTACTTTCCTGCGGACGGTGGGTATAAACATGGTGCTGGCTTTTGCCGGTGCGCCTGTTTGTGCCCGTAAGTTGCGCGTTGCTCCTGCACAGGTTTACACCGCCATGCGCACTGTAGATAATCTTGCCGAAAGTACCTCGTCTTTTTATGCCGAACTGAAGCGCCTGCGTATACTGCTGAATATGACCGAACAGGGCGAACCCGTCTTCTATTTGCTGGATGAGATTCTGAAAGGTACCAACTCCCGCGACAGGCATTTAGGAGCCATGGCGTTGATTAGGCAATTGCATAACCGCTATAGTTCCGGCATGATCTCGACACACGACCTGGAACTTGGTGCTATGGAAGAAGAACTGGCTGGCAGCGTAGAAAACTATAGTTTTAATAGCACGATAGAAGGCGATAAAATCCTGTTTGACTATAAACTGCAACGCGGCATTTGCGGTAGTTTTAACGCTAGCAAACTTATGCAGTTGATGGGCATTGCCATTGAGGAGTAA
- the rpsB gene encoding 30S ribosomal protein S2 translates to MASTNYKELLEAGVHFGHLTRKWDPKMAPYIFMEKNGIHIIDLNKTLVALDEATSAIKNIAKSGRKIMFVATKKQAQDIVAEEAKRLKMPYVTDRWLGGMLTNFATVRKSLKKMSTIDKMMKDNTAYAAIAKREKLMLSREREKLERVLGGIADLSRLPAALFIVDVKREHIAVKEAHKLNLPVFAICDTNSNPETVDFPIPANDDASKSISLIVSIMGKAIEEGLSERKVDKEETERKRSEDEGIKAKQEADEQ, encoded by the coding sequence ATGGCAAGTACTAATTATAAAGAATTACTGGAAGCTGGTGTACACTTTGGACACCTTACCAGAAAGTGGGATCCGAAAATGGCTCCGTATATCTTCATGGAGAAGAACGGTATCCACATCATTGACCTTAACAAGACGTTAGTTGCGCTTGATGAAGCTACTTCAGCTATCAAGAACATCGCTAAGTCTGGCCGTAAGATCATGTTCGTAGCTACTAAAAAGCAAGCACAGGACATCGTGGCGGAAGAAGCAAAGCGTCTTAAAATGCCTTACGTTACCGATCGTTGGTTAGGCGGTATGCTTACTAACTTCGCTACTGTGCGTAAGTCTCTTAAGAAAATGTCTACCATCGATAAGATGATGAAAGACAACACGGCTTATGCAGCTATCGCGAAGCGTGAGAAGCTTATGCTTTCTCGTGAGCGTGAGAAACTGGAGCGTGTTCTTGGCGGTATCGCTGATCTGTCAAGACTGCCTGCAGCGTTATTCATCGTTGACGTGAAGCGTGAGCACATCGCAGTTAAAGAAGCACACAAGCTTAACCTGCCTGTTTTCGCTATCTGCGATACTAACTCAAACCCTGAGACTGTAGACTTCCCAATCCCGGCGAACGACGATGCTTCAAAATCAATTTCCCTGATCGTTTCTATCATGGGTAAAGCGATTGAAGAAGGTCTTTCTGAGCGTAAGGTTGACAAGGAAGAAACGGAGCGCAAGCGTTCTGAAGACGAAGGCATCAAGGCTAAACAAGAAGCTGACGAGCAATAA
- a CDS encoding HEPN domain-containing protein: protein MIIYIPIRGPEIPKLNSEFERFLKDFHELSETDQIRELIDYEVGHQYIASLSFHIIDTSIEGKVNKEIELISEGYSFFRVGATNTFIKIELNLVYTIDDKIFAEIKADNIISKLSLLISLTYATKVDFLEGVILSNDHSYLGKSEILLSTIDYAYEHALKVGWPKITTLELSKTLAWFKDNSLHTDGCSKNKLHRAINAFSYQFSALHEHDTSILFWTVLGIEALLAEGNTNIMNQIKIKSSIILGQPLDYKKKLDKLYNYRSRFVHGEINFPPKFSDDYDNFEIEYWDYLHFATSILISLIRYLISENKVEYRFEYSLSN from the coding sequence ATGATAATTTATATCCCAATTAGAGGGCCTGAAATACCTAAACTTAATAGTGAATTTGAAAGGTTTCTCAAAGACTTTCATGAACTCTCAGAGACTGACCAAATTAGAGAGTTAATAGATTATGAAGTAGGGCATCAATATATTGCTAGCCTTAGCTTTCATATAATTGACACTTCAATTGAAGGAAAGGTAAATAAAGAAATAGAACTTATATCAGAAGGATATTCTTTCTTTAGAGTTGGAGCTACTAATACCTTTATTAAAATTGAATTAAACTTAGTATATACTATAGATGATAAAATTTTTGCTGAAATAAAAGCTGATAATATCATTTCCAAATTGTCTTTATTGATTAGCTTAACTTATGCAACTAAAGTAGATTTTTTGGAAGGTGTGATTCTTTCAAATGATCATTCATATTTAGGTAAAAGCGAAATACTATTAAGTACAATTGATTATGCATATGAACATGCTTTAAAGGTTGGTTGGCCAAAAATAACAACTTTAGAATTGTCTAAGACTTTAGCTTGGTTTAAGGATAATAGTTTGCATACTGATGGTTGTAGTAAAAATAAACTTCATAGGGCTATTAATGCTTTCTCATATCAGTTTTCAGCTTTGCACGAGCATGACACCTCTATACTTTTTTGGACAGTGTTAGGAATAGAAGCTCTTTTGGCTGAAGGTAATACAAATATCATGAATCAAATAAAGATTAAATCTTCAATTATACTTGGGCAACCTTTAGATTATAAGAAAAAACTAGATAAGCTATACAACTACAGATCAAGATTTGTACATGGAGAAATCAACTTTCCCCCTAAGTTTAGTGATGACTACGATAACTTTGAAATTGAATACTGGGATTACCTCCATTTCGCAACATCTATATTAATATCCCTGATAAGGTATCTGATTAGTGAAAATAAGGTCGAATATAGATTTGAATATTCTCTTTCTAATTGA
- a CDS encoding RidA family protein, protein MANQKEILNSSKAPEPVGLYPHARKVGNLLFLSGVGPRERGTKKIPGVELDEAGNITSYDIEAQCRSVFQNVRYILEDAGSGWDKLVDVTVFLTNMKADFATYNRIYAEYFKDNQPCRTTVEISSLPTPIAIELKCIATI, encoded by the coding sequence ATGGCAAACCAAAAAGAGATACTTAATTCATCCAAAGCCCCCGAACCGGTTGGGCTATATCCGCATGCGCGCAAAGTTGGCAACCTGTTATTTTTATCTGGTGTTGGCCCCCGCGAGCGCGGCACTAAAAAGATACCTGGTGTTGAACTGGACGAAGCCGGAAACATTACCTCTTACGACATCGAAGCTCAGTGCCGCTCCGTATTCCAGAATGTGCGTTACATTTTAGAAGATGCCGGCTCCGGTTGGGATAAACTGGTAGATGTAACCGTATTCCTGACAAACATGAAGGCTGACTTTGCGACCTATAACCGCATTTACGCCGAGTATTTTAAGGATAACCAGCCTTGCCGCACTACGGTAGAGATCAGCAGCCTGCCAACGCCAATTGCTATCGAACTGAAGTGCATCGCTACTATCTAA
- a CDS encoding Hsp20/alpha crystallin family protein — MALNRYTGMENNMPQSFSSMLDRFFNESVNSKGLTSFTPHVDACETQNGYEIEVALPGIRKEDVSIDFQEGRLTITGERRFEKSEGDGRRYQMLETQYGTFNRSFYLPDNVNPDKIKARMENGMLMVSIPKDEHKTMKRQINISSEEDRDETTPTKPKKAKTTENGKSVEA; from the coding sequence ATGGCACTTAACAGGTATACAGGCATGGAAAACAACATGCCTCAGTCGTTCAGTTCTATGTTAGACAGATTTTTTAATGAGTCTGTAAACTCAAAAGGTTTAACCAGCTTTACACCGCACGTAGATGCCTGCGAAACCCAGAATGGCTATGAAATTGAAGTAGCGCTGCCAGGCATTCGGAAAGAGGATGTAAGCATTGATTTCCAGGAGGGCAGACTAACTATAACAGGGGAGCGCAGATTTGAAAAGAGCGAAGGTGATGGACGTCGCTACCAGATGCTGGAAACGCAATACGGCACTTTTAACCGCTCTTTCTACCTGCCAGACAATGTAAATCCGGATAAAATAAAAGCACGAATGGAAAATGGTATGCTCATGGTTTCTATCCCGAAAGATGAGCATAAAACTATGAAGCGACAGATCAACATCTCATCGGAAGAAGACAGGGACGAAACTACACCTACAAAACCTAAAAAGGCTAAAACTACAGAGAACGGAAAATCTGTAGAAGCCTGA
- a CDS encoding RNA polymerase sigma factor has product METSTYQDVNQHVVERCKGGDNRAQYELYKLYSKAMFNVSMRIINDYAEAEDVLQEAFISAFKNLHAYKSEASFGSWLKKIVVNASINAIRKRRAELVPMDERVAAEVADDISEDDDTEWQVENVRRAIQRLPDGYRVVLSLYLLEGYDHAEIGEILGVSESTSKSQYSRARKKLLEIMSAPHFAA; this is encoded by the coding sequence TTGGAGACATCTACTTATCAGGACGTAAACCAGCATGTAGTGGAACGGTGCAAGGGTGGCGACAACCGGGCACAGTACGAACTATATAAGCTATACTCCAAGGCCATGTTTAACGTGAGCATGCGCATCATTAACGACTACGCCGAAGCTGAAGATGTACTTCAGGAAGCCTTCATCAGCGCTTTTAAAAACCTACACGCCTATAAGTCTGAAGCCTCGTTCGGAAGCTGGCTCAAAAAAATAGTGGTAAATGCCTCTATCAATGCAATCCGGAAGCGCCGTGCAGAGTTGGTGCCCATGGATGAACGCGTAGCCGCCGAAGTAGCCGATGACATAAGCGAAGATGATGACACAGAATGGCAGGTGGAAAACGTGCGCCGCGCCATACAACGGTTGCCAGACGGGTACCGGGTTGTGCTGAGCTTATACTTGCTGGAAGGTTATGATCATGCCGAGATAGGAGAGATACTGGGCGTTTCGGAATCTACTTCTAAGTCGCAGTACAGCAGAGCCCGGAAAAAACTACTGGAGATTATGAGTGCGCCACATTTTGCGGCCTGA
- the tsf gene encoding translation elongation factor Ts, with the protein MAITAQDVNRLRQETGAGMMDCKKALTEANGDFEAAKDILRKQGQKIASKRADNETSEGIVLTQVTADGTTGKVVAIACETEPVSKVEDFRNLAQAVLDAAVSTNATSKEELLATPQADGRSLQDHITDLMGKIGEKIDVASYETITAEKVVAYNHSNGKLGVLVGLNNTNGTDVTEVGKDIAMQIAAMKPIALDKDGVDAATVEREIEIGKDQARQEGKPEAMLEKIAQGKLNKFYKESTLLNQEFVKDSSLTIAQLLEKTSKGLTVTNFKRVAIGG; encoded by the coding sequence ATGGCTATTACAGCACAAGACGTTAACAGACTTCGCCAGGAAACTGGTGCTGGTATGATGGACTGCAAAAAAGCGCTTACTGAAGCAAACGGCGACTTTGAAGCAGCTAAAGATATTCTGCGTAAGCAGGGACAGAAAATTGCCAGCAAACGTGCTGACAACGAAACTTCTGAAGGTATTGTATTAACTCAGGTTACGGCTGATGGCACAACTGGTAAAGTTGTTGCTATTGCCTGCGAAACTGAGCCGGTATCAAAAGTAGAAGACTTCAGAAACCTTGCACAGGCAGTTTTAGATGCAGCTGTTTCTACGAACGCTACTTCTAAAGAAGAATTACTTGCTACGCCACAGGCTGATGGCCGTTCGCTTCAGGACCACATCACTGACCTGATGGGTAAGATCGGTGAGAAAATTGATGTTGCATCTTACGAGACTATCACTGCTGAGAAAGTTGTAGCTTACAACCACTCTAATGGTAAATTAGGTGTACTTGTTGGCCTTAACAACACAAACGGTACTGATGTAACTGAAGTTGGTAAAGATATCGCTATGCAGATCGCGGCTATGAAGCCAATTGCTCTTGACAAAGACGGCGTTGATGCAGCTACTGTAGAGCGTGAAATCGAGATTGGTAAAGACCAGGCGCGCCAGGAAGGTAAGCCAGAGGCTATGCTTGAGAAAATTGCTCAGGGTAAACTGAACAAGTTCTACAAAGAAAGCACGCTGCTTAACCAGGAGTTCGTTAAAGATTCTTCTTTAACTATAGCTCAGTTACTTGAGAAGACCAGCAAAGGCTTAACAGTTACTAACTTTAAGCGTGTAGCTATCGGTGGTTAA
- a CDS encoding Do family serine endopeptidase, with protein sequence MKTKQFIVGLTLSALLGGGVAVGSYKLLEDDNQQNTSQEETRYPNVRYTSEMRSSTNAVPEGLNFIKAAQVTTPAVVHVMTEYSVRSSENYSSPMDPFLREFFGDGFGERVPRGPQMGSGSGVIVASNGYIVTNNHVIDRADKIEVVLDDKRKFEATLVGTDPNTDLALLKINADKLPVVRYGNSDELQVGEWVLAVGNPMNLTSTVTAGIVSAKGRNINILRTNQREMPQNGVDMTIESFIQTDAAVNPGNSGGALVNLNGDLVGINTAIASQTGSFAGYSFAVPSAIVSKVVDDLLKYGEVQRALLGANIQEIDAALAKEKGLKTLNGVYIAKVTENSGAKEAGLQEGDVITAINGVDISKSSQLLEQVARYRPGDKVKVQYLRNGKEKTANVTLKNLNSSTEITKRAVAKAVTFDGATFEPVTKQEMNKLGIDGGAKISGVRNSKFRETGIKDGFIITRIDKYPVNEPADVEKHLKSFEGGVVYIEGVYPDGLKAYYPIGKG encoded by the coding sequence ATGAAGACTAAACAGTTTATCGTTGGCCTCACACTTTCTGCTTTATTGGGCGGTGGTGTTGCGGTAGGTAGCTATAAGCTGCTGGAAGACGACAATCAACAAAATACAAGTCAGGAAGAAACCCGCTACCCGAATGTTCGCTACACCAGCGAGATGCGCAGCAGCACCAATGCGGTACCCGAAGGACTTAACTTTATTAAAGCTGCACAGGTAACAACGCCGGCCGTAGTACACGTTATGACGGAGTACAGTGTCCGCTCATCAGAAAACTATAGCAGCCCGATGGATCCGTTTTTACGCGAGTTCTTTGGCGATGGCTTTGGCGAGCGTGTGCCACGTGGCCCGCAAATGGGTTCCGGCTCGGGCGTTATAGTGGCATCTAATGGCTATATAGTTACCAACAACCACGTTATAGACAGAGCTGATAAAATTGAAGTGGTGCTGGACGATAAACGCAAGTTTGAAGCGACATTGGTTGGTACCGACCCCAATACAGACCTGGCCCTGCTTAAAATAAACGCCGATAAGTTACCGGTTGTCCGTTATGGTAACTCCGATGAGCTACAGGTTGGCGAATGGGTGCTTGCCGTTGGTAACCCAATGAACCTGACCTCTACTGTAACAGCCGGTATAGTTAGTGCCAAAGGCCGTAATATAAATATACTGCGCACTAACCAGCGCGAAATGCCTCAGAATGGGGTAGATATGACCATTGAGTCGTTTATACAGACAGATGCTGCCGTAAACCCTGGTAACTCAGGCGGTGCACTTGTAAACCTGAACGGCGACCTGGTAGGTATTAACACAGCTATTGCTTCCCAAACAGGTTCTTTTGCCGGCTATTCGTTTGCCGTGCCATCTGCTATAGTTAGCAAAGTAGTGGATGACCTCCTGAAATATGGTGAAGTACAGCGCGCCTTGCTTGGGGCAAACATCCAGGAAATTGATGCAGCCTTAGCTAAAGAAAAAGGACTTAAGACCCTGAATGGTGTCTATATCGCTAAAGTAACAGAAAACAGCGGTGCCAAAGAAGCCGGCTTACAGGAAGGCGACGTGATTACCGCCATAAATGGGGTAGATATTAGTAAATCGTCGCAGTTGCTGGAGCAGGTAGCCCGTTACCGTCCTGGCGATAAAGTAAAAGTACAGTACCTGCGTAATGGAAAAGAGAAAACAGCGAACGTAACGCTGAAGAACCTGAATTCCAGCACCGAGATTACGAAACGTGCCGTTGCCAAAGCAGTAACATTTGATGGTGCTACGTTTGAGCCGGTAACCAAGCAGGAAATGAACAAACTGGGTATAGATGGCGGTGCCAAAATATCAGGTGTTCGTAACAGCAAATTCCGCGAAACAGGTATTAAAGATGGGTTTATTATTACCAGAATCGATAAATACCCTGTAAATGAGCCTGCTGATGTAGAAAAACACCTGAAAAGCTTTGAAGGTGGTGTAGTTTACATTGAAGGTGTTTATCCTGATGGCCTGAAAGCTTATTACCCGATCGGTAAAGGTTAA